In Panicum virgatum strain AP13 chromosome 5K, P.virgatum_v5, whole genome shotgun sequence, the genomic window CACCCTAGTTTCTTTTTTGTTGCATGTTTAGATATAACAATGTTTCCCTAATATGCTATCCCTCTCGTTGCTAATGATTCTTCTGTCATGCCACTATCACCAATGTCTTCTTCAATAGTTTCTAGTTGGcactagaaaaaaaaatgaggtTTGCTCATTTGACAATCAAAACTTAAGATTTTATCTATATGTCTTCAAGTCAAATTTTTATTGCCTATTTGACACTCCTACGACTTCGGTTAGTTTCCACCATTAGAGGTGTGGCCAGGCAACAAGAAAAGATCAAAATACCCTTCTGGGCCAGGTGCAGAATAGGCAACAAAATTTCTATCACGCGAGCTAACAGAAATTTCGGTGTCAAATGAGCACACATCATTTTTTTAGTGTTAAATAGATAATTCTCTCTTGAAATAAAAGTCGTAAACAAAAACTTAAGGTTCAAAGTGTCctccccccccacacacacacacaaagtcCTGTACATCAAAATTCACTTGGCTTATCTTATCTTTTGATTTGTTTGTAACTCAGATTTTGTTTTAGCGACAAGTTCTCCAGCTACAGTGTTATCGCCAATTGGCATGCGGAGTTTAGTTGTATAAAGCCTTCTTACGCTAGTTTGTTTTCAGCTCTTCTAATTCATCCCGTTTGGTTGGTCTGATTTTAGCTGATTTTAGCCGATTTAATAGTACTATATGGGCGAGAATTAGCTGGAATAAACCCAGAGCACACTATCAAATATTTTATTGTTAAGTCGTCTTTTGGTGTCAGCGTTGCAAAGCCTAATCCACTCCCGATCTACCTACTCCAATAGATCTGGACCGCACAAACTCTGTTTGACGGACGAGATCTCTCCAACCCCGACACCGCGCCTCCTGGCTGGGAACCGGACGCATCGCCCACACCACGCCCGGCACACCGACGCGCACGGTCGCACCCTGCTAGAGCCACGTCTGCTCGCGCGAGGACACGTTGAGCCCCGCTCTCCctggccccacatgtcatatcACATAAACCGATACTTAACCCCTTCTCACACTCTCgccctcgcctcctcctccggtcTCCAACCAAGAGCGTCGCCGTCGCGTCGCCGAGCCAGCCATTGCCGCCTCGCGGCTCGCGATTCGCAAGCGCCAGACGCTAGGGTTCTGTGGGGCGAGGCCGCAGCGCGATGTGGTGGAGGGCGGTGAGGGCCCGCCGGCGGATCGCCGGGGCGCGGCCGGCATCCaccgcgtcgtcgccggcggcggagaagaGCTGCCGCGCCGTGTTGGTGCCGCGTTACGGTGGGCCGGAGGTGCTGGAGGTCAGGCAGGGTGTGCCCGTGCCCGATCTGAAGCCGCGGGAGCTGCTCGTGCGCACACGCGCTGTCTCCATCAACCCCCTGGACCTGCGAGTGAGCGCCCCATTTTGGACCTACGCCCCCGCCCCCCACTGAATTTAACGGAAACGTCTCATGAAAAGTCTTTGCATGTTGGGGGTCCAACTTGGTTTAGGCGCTGCAAAATTAGAGTCATGGATTAGTTTGCAATGGTTTCTTATTATTTACTGTGATTTCACTCTTTTGGACATATTGAACTTTGTCCTGCGAAAAGAACACGCATTTGCAACAAAGGCAAAGGGTGGTGTTTCATAATTTATGACCCCCAAATGAGTAACGTGGTACTATCTTACTTTGGGCAAATATATCAGGTTAGAAATTTGAAATCAATGTATTACTACAAACATTATGATAGAATTGTCTAAGCAGGCAGAATCATGAGAAAATTAGATGGATGACTTGGTAAATTTGGACACATAATTGAATTTGTATTCCTATATGCTATTGGAATTATGAAACTGCTTTAGGTTCTGTTACTATGTTGTTTATTGCTATCTACATGCTAAAAGCGTTGTTTGTGTTCAGATGCGATCTGGTTATGGACGCTCCATATTCGAGCCCCTCCTACCTCTTATCATTGGACGGGACATTAGCGGTGAAGTTGCAGCCACAGGGACTTCTGCATCGTCATTTTCTATTGGGCAAGAAGTGTTCGGTGCATTGCATCCAACAGCTCTCAGAGGGACATATGCTGATTATGCAATTCTTTCACTGGATGAACTTACTCCCAAACCATCTACACTCAGTCATGCAGTAGGTGTCATTAAATTCATTTCCCCATTTCTTTCTAGCATATTatgagaaatgctatgctagGACCAATTTCTGTCTGATGTCCATTATTATGGATGAACTTATAGGCTGAGTACAGTAGTACCTAATTTGAAATAGGGGGACCCTGTTTTCTATTGTGTGCAatatgtttttatttatttcaaggACACACATCGATTTCTTTGGTGAAGAAGAGCGCTAGGGATGTCCAAAATGTTATCCCTGTTCTTTGTTTATTAGTGGAAAGTAGCAcgtttttttattatgaattcaGCCAAGTGTTAAGCATCTCACTACAAATTTGTATAAAACCATTGCTATGTCGCAGGAGGCTAGTGCAATCCCATTTGCTGCATTGACTGCATGGCGTGCTTTGCATGGTACGGCTCGAATTTCTGAAGGGTATGTTGATTATATATACGCACCATTTAATAGGCAGATAGCATTTTGCTTCTTCTGCTTCAGTTTATGTTTGATACATTCAATCACTTGTGTTGGACtgaggataaaagcccccacccctcccactataacacctgggttttatggtcgggttggctaggtggggcgctctaacttggtaccagagccgaggtcctgggttcgatcccTTCCGGCCACGCAAtctccgctgcgcgatttcccctgcgtctctcgtgtgctgagacctgctgtgggctacgccgggcactagaacctgctgcgggctacgccgggctcgcacgccgtagggggaatgttggactgaggataaaatcccccacccctcccactataacacctgggttttatggtcgggttggctaggtggggcgctctAACTACTTGAACTCATTTTTGTGTTACTCTAGTGACTATTCTAATGTTATAAAATTTAATCTGTGACTGACAGTTTCATAgtctttcatttcttttttcccttttttttgtaATGATATGAGTCCTTATAATATGCTTGTGCAGAGAACAGCTAAGAAACATAGGACTGGCAAAAGTTAGTGTGCTCCTATAAAAGTTTGCATAATTTTGAATTTATCTTAATTTCTTAGTAAATAGTACTAatataaaaggggggggggggagatctTGTGATGCTCTGCCCAGCACTTATCCTTCCTTGTCTTCTACTTGATCGCCAACTGTCTCATGTTGTTCATCTGAAGATCGTTCTGTTAGTTAGGCGAACAAGCCACTCTTGTCATTATCTGCAAAATGCCAATTCATTACTGATTGACTAGAAACATATTGCATTGTTGTTTATTTATTCGCTTGAGTTTGATGCAACTTGTTGCAATTTATTAGACAAAGAGTACTTGTgattggtggaggaggagcggttGGGCTAGCTGCTGTACAGCTTGCAGTAGCTGCAGGGTGTGGGGTTTCTGCCACCTGTGGAGCCCAAAGTGTTGAGCGAGTTATGGGAGCTGGTGCTGAACAAGCTATTGATTACACCGCTGAGGTAAATAGCCTTTGAAACTATTATCCTTATTTGACCTTTTAACGTATAAAGTTGTTAATTCTTTTGCCCTTCTAATATGCTATTTGCTTGTCCAGTTATCTTGTAAAATCTTGCTGCGCATGTGAGCAACATTTTTTGTTTATAGCAGGATAGAAAATGTTGTATTTTATATGAGTGGTTATGTAATGGTTGTATGATACTTAATACACTGGATGGATCTTCATGGACTTCTTCTATCACTATAGCTCCATTACATAATAGCTGATGATTTATTTACACATGGGAGAAAAGGGAAATTCTGATCAAAGGTTCTTTTGCCACTTAGCTCTATGAAGCTGGATAACTGCTTAATGCTTTGCTGCTGCTCCCGCTTGCAGATTTGAGGGATGTGGCATACACTTAAATCTGTGTTTTTGCCTAGGTCTAATGTAACTTTTTTCTCCATGTATTGAGATGAAAATCCGGTATGTATAGAATTGTAGGAAGTGGGGTGGGGGTGCTCCTGTCATCTATTTGTTTGTTAGCTGGTTTAAGTTGCACAAATATGTGGAACCTTATATAAACTTGTAATAGAAGATGTTGAGATCTTTAGTTTGTTCTACTGGACTATGATTTATTGCCAATTAACATGAGTAATTTCTACTACTGGATAAATGGATAGTCATTGTCCTACCTGCATTGCATTTTCTTTTGAAGATTGAAATTCCCTTGCTTTGAGTCCTATCTTGTTCATCTTAGATGGCCTGCCTTGCAGGATACAGAAGCAACAGTCAAAGGGAAGTTTGATGCTGTTTTAGACACCATTGGAGTACCTGAGACTGAAAGAATTGGCATAAATGTTCTTAGGAGAGGTGGACACTATATGACTCTTCAGGTGATTGATCTGCATTATGCGCCTTTTGCGCTTCTGTTGTCTCTATCCTATCTTTTCTTATCATATTGTCCTAAACATGATAGGGAGAAGCAGCGGCACTAGCAGATAGATATGGATTAGCTGTAGGGCttcctgctgctactgctgctttgCTAAAGAAACAGATGCAGTATCGTTATTCTCATGGAATAGGTAATGAGCTTTTATTCTCACTTTTTTTTGGATACATGAATTTTGTTTGTTTCGTGTCTCAATTCTGGGATCCTAGTTCCGCTCCTAAATAGGATCACAATTCTAATGAACTGGCATATTACTGTCAATCACAAACTAGCCAAGGACAAAGATGTTTTCAACTAGAACTTATAAGAATACATGCAGATCTCCCAGAATTTTCGGTGTATCATAAGTAAACCTATCCAAACTTTAGCAGGGTTCTCACAAATTGTACTGAGCACTTCTCTGGAGGAATACTAGTAACTGTTAGCTAGTAGTATTTGAAAGCAACCTTCATTATCAATTTTTAATTATAATTTAGCAATGGATCAAATTGTTTGAGATTTTTGTCTGTAGAACACTGATTTTTAGTGATCTTTTGCCATGGAGTTTTTTGTCTGCAGCACTTTCATTTTTTGTCTCTAGGATACAAATGAGTATTGTGCAAGCCAAGTTCTTCAACAGTGTCCTGCAGACCAAAGCACATTATATAAGTGTCCTGTAGACCAATCCCCCAAATTCTTTACGAAATACTGTCTCAATTCCCGTGCACAATTGACATACACAAAGTTGAGAGCACTGGGTTGTCCTTTTCTTTTAACCCAGCAAGTGGTGTATTTGCTCCTTCTGAACTGGTCGGATCTAGATTTTCAATGGGATTTGTTAAAAGAAAAACATCCAGCCATTCAGGACATGAAATGATGGATGTGTTTTATGAAATTATGATGTATGTTTGCACGCGTCTCGTGTAAAACTCTGTACGTAGCATTAAGCTTAGCTTCCTCATCACTGTTCACTATGATCTTTACATTATGGAAGCGCATTTCTATGTAGGTTACCTGCTACTGCCACTTATATATAAGATGTCCTGATACCTGTATCCAATTTAATTTCAGAGTATTGGTGGACTTACATGAGAGCTGATGCTGAAGGGCTTCATGAGATACAAAGACTGTCTGGAGCTGGGAAGTTGCAGATACCTGTGGAAAAGACTTTTTCCATCAACCAAGTAAGAGAAGCTCATATGGCCAAGGAGAAAAAGTTAGTTCCTGGCAAGGTGGTCCTAGAATTCGACTAATGATAGTAActtctttttttggaaaatCTGAATAGCTCTGATGCTGTCAggacattttttttgttgttccAGCTTATCATTCCGTTTCAGTAGTAGGAATGCGGTAAATAATCATATCACATACGGCCAAGATTTTGCAGATGCATTTCTTTTGCCACACCGCATGTATACAGATTCTTGATGTTTCGTGGTGCATTTTCATTGTGCCCTTCCTATTCTGCGATATCAAAGGAAAAAATTCGAACAGGAAATTTTACCCATCACCTTTGCTGGGGCATTTTTAATTGCGTTTTGTtcctcaaaaaggaaattcaGTAAAACAACGCATGTCCCGGGCCAGATTCGAACAAGAAGCAACTGTGAAAGGTCGTAATGAAGCCACTTTAAATGTGAAAAATCACGAGATGCTGGTACGGTTCATTACACCACAAACAACTCCTAAGCTCCAAGACTTTTCTTGAGCATGGGCATGTCAAAACTTTGAACTGAATGTCACGTCACCAGTCTGATCCGCTAACAATTTCGATTCAGCTCAAATTTCTCTCGACTACTATTCAGTATCTGCAACTTACGCTGCAAAACCTTCAGCCTTTTATCGGCAACTTCTGTCCAATCAATGTAACCGAGTAATGCAAGGGAAACAGAGGAAGTCGGCAGTCGGCCGTTCAGAATGCAGGACGGCAAGCTATGGACAGTTGCAGCAGTAGAGCGACTACGCAGCTGTCGGCTGCTGCGTACCAGCAGGCTGAGCTGCCGCCTGGGCAGCGCCGAAGCCGCGGAATCCCTGAAGAGTCCACTTCGAGTACTTCCGCTCCATCTCGCTAATTTTCTGTTTCATGAGCTGCACTTCGATGGCTAGTTGCTCCTCCCTTTTCTTTATCGCCTGTCGTGTGGAGATGAACAGTCAATTATCATGGAAAAGGCTTGCGAATATTTAACACACGGTCGAATTGCAATCTTCTTAGTTTCTTATTCTTTTGCAGATGCATGGACTGTACAATACGGTTGAAACCAGTCAGTACTCATAAAACATCACGTAAGCCAAGAATAGAGGAACTACAATTGACTAAAATCATATTTTAATTCTGCTTTACACTTGCGGTTCAGAATATATCCTGGCAATGTCATGTTTTGCATTAAAAAATGAACTAATGTCTCCAAGAGAACAGTTGGAGGCACATATTACCTCCATTTCCTGATTGCGGACCTCCTCTTTCCTGGCTTCTGACCTAGCACTTCTTTGCACCTCATAGATAATTGCAGCACCAGCAACCTGAGAAATTATGCCGAGTACACGTCAATTCTAGTCATTTGACATAATGCACCTGAGGAGCTAGTGCAAAAATAAGGAAATCTCGGTtctaaaatgaaaaaaaattgaatttccCACCATGCATTCATGACAAGAAAAATGCATCAATCCTTTTCTATTCACATTACTTCTAAAATGATAAAAAATGAATTTCCCACCATGCATTCATGACAAGAAAAATGCACAATCCTTTTCTGTTCACATTACTTCAAAAAAGATACTTGCTATTCAGTGTAATGCAGATCAAGAATACTTGCCGAGAAAACAAATAGTTCGCCAAGAAGATCTGCAGCAGCTTGAATAGCTTTCTCCTCATTCAGTGGCCGAATGTGAATGTCAGTCGCACGCCCGTAAAGTCGCCTCTGCATATTTGTTGTGAAACGATGGTTTGCCTGAACAGTGTGCCATAAAATGTATCAGTTACAGTAGACCCATAACATATGGTGCTGATTACTCATTACTGTGATTCCATCTGTGATATTACAGAAACTGAATATATTCAATTTAAACTAAGGGAGCAACACATAAAATGCAAACAAAGTATAGAACAAAATCAATACCATGATGGAACAGTGCTAGTAACTTGCTGCATTTTCAGTTGTTGTACAATGCAAACCTCGTGGTGAAAATTTTCCTCAGAAGCACTGAACAACATTTCTAATTTTCTATGTTCAACATTCCTCGGAAGACTGTGTGCCTATTACATAATCAGCATTTGAAGAAGTATTTTACAAGGACCATTGTGGAATTTTTTATCGTGTTTGGGTGGGGTATCATTGCAATTGCTCTCGAAGTATGGAAGAATGAATCGGGCCTATCATTACCTTACACGCACAATACTGATATAGCATCAAACGCAAATCCAAGTTTAACTGGTCCTTAAGGCGCATCATTCTGACATGTCCTCACCACCCAGATATTCCTATTGGTATGTGAACATTCAGAAAAAGCCATGTACTTCAGAAATTTGTCCACACCTAACTCTTGGGACACGATAAGATCACAAACTCACAACAACAATTCATTCACTACTCCTGTGTCACTAACGATATGAATCAAGGCAGTACATCTTCCCACATGAGAGCAAAATTCCTGAATCCCTGACAACATGGCACATTGAATAAATCCATTCCGCAGGTATCCCTCGAGAGATCAAACGCAATAATCCAAAAATCCATTGCGCAGGTATCCCTCGTGAGGTCAAAACACTATAATCAAGAAATCCATTCCGCAGGTATCCCTCACGCGATCAAATGCAACAGTCCAAGTCATTGTAAGAACAATACGCCACTCTAAAGAAGACCAGAATCTCGGAAAGCTCGCTGCAAACCCGtactcaagaaaaaaaaaacgatcAAGCAGCCCCCAACTTGCGAGATTCCACAAAAACAGCAATAACCGCAACCGCAAGAAGGAATTCCTCCACGGCAAACAGAAACTAATCCAAGCATCAAACCCAAGCATCAACGCGCAGATTGCAGTACGGGGAAAAAAATCAGCGTGTCGATCACCTGCGCGATGCCGATGATGAAGCCGCGGAACTTGGGGTGGATGCCGGCGTTGTGCTTGAGGCGGGCCGCGATGGGCTTGCTCAGAGTCCGGAACGCGAGCGAGCCGAGCTTCACCAGCGGCAGCATCATCGCCCTCCTCCCCGACCGCgtcgttgctgctgctgctcctctagTCTCCTCCGACCGTGCTCGCCGAGGGGAAGGGGCGGGGTTCTTCAGTCATAAGAGGGGGAGCGCGGGACGTGGCgttggtgcgcggcggcggaggttgtTGCTCGCcgcgtttcctttttcttggggaggaaggagagggatgGAAGGGGCGCAGAAAGAGTGGGAATCGATGCCCCTCGGGTTCAGGCTTATTGCCCAAGTAGATCGCTTCGGTCCCTTTTATTTGTCTGCTAATTACTTTTCTGCCCCCTGATTGATGACCTAATCTCCTCGGAAAAATGTTCTAAGATACTCTGTGCATTgttaattcaaaatttgaatcattaaaaataattagattCTTGAACGGTGTTGCACACATCTCTGTGCATAATCAACACTCAACAGTGAGGATTTACTATCGACGTGTCATGGTTGAACTTACGTCCATGCCTCGGTGCAACGATTTCTCAAGACAGCGAGCAAGATAATACCACACATCATAAACATGTTTGACTGCCAGCAACGATAAGTTGCCAGTAAAAAAATTCAGCACCCTCATGCTTGAAGATTCACTTCAACAAACAAGTTATCACCAAAATTTTTGACACCACAGTtcccaggaaaaaaaaaacctttgaCTACGGATTGGTGACCACAAGATAAATACCACAAGAAGTAGCTTGGATAAATACCACAGTTCCAATATAAACACTACAGTTCCAAGATAAATACCACAAGAAGTACGACAAATTGGTTATGATGAAGTAGCTTGGGTATGGACTGTGTTTCTTGTAAGCCAAGTCCATAGCCACTGCCACCAAATAATTGTAAAACTACCGGTCAACTCATACATGGTCCATCTGACAATATATGCCTGTAactctgaaaataaaaaaaaatgacTGCAAAATTCACTTGAAAAACTGAAGCCTCCTATGGAATGTAGATGCACAATTCATAATAGTCCATAAAGTACACAGAAGCtataaaattctcaaaattgtACATGGTGGGTCTCTGTCAAAATTTCCATCCCTGGTCACCAAGTGTGTCAGCGCGTTTCATTCTTCGATGTGCGAAGCATGGTGAACAGATATCAGCCATGTGCCATCAACTTTCTCAAAGATGTTGGTGGCGACTTGCTTTCCCCAAGTTCTTCCTTTGTTCTTCACCACCTCCAAGCATGTGACATAACCGAGGTTGCCACAGATGTAAACCTCTATGTTCCTGAGATCAATACTCAGTGGAAACTCATAATCTGCATTGCAAACCATCTCCCAGCTTTGCATGACCACATCATAACCAGATATCCGACCTGCAGCAGGATGTATTACATACACATGGTCACCCTTAGCCCAGATAGAGTACATCGCGGCAATATCTCCATTTTTGAAGGCATTGTAGAACCGTGCATTGGCTGCAAGGAGCGAAGCTTTAGCATCCTCATGGAGGATACGTAGATCATCCCGGATCTTTGCGGCACGGGCATAATCTTCTTCCTCAATGGCTCTGTCCAAATTAGACTGAAGAGTTTCTTCATCGACCAACATATCCTCA contains:
- the LOC120708068 gene encoding uncharacterized protein LOC120708068, whose protein sequence is MSAAPAASAWSRPSAATGLRETAFFPGSASFAATRLCIGRCYSDRTFAGIQIADSNLRRCKIIHVKSGESDGYSKTEDMLVDEETLQSNLDRAIEEEDYARAAKIRDDLRILHEDAKASLLAANARFYNAFKNGDIAAMYSIWAKGDHVYVIHPAAGRISGYDVVMQSWEMVCNADYEFPLSIDLRNIEVYICGNLGYVTCLEVVKNKGRTWGKQVATNIFEKVDGTWLISVHHASHIEE
- the LOC120708067 gene encoding optic atrophy 3 protein homolog, with translation MMLPLVKLGSLAFRTLSKPIAARLKHNAGIHPKFRGFIIGIAQANHRFTTNMQRRLYGRATDIHIRPLNEEKAIQAAADLLGELFVFSVAGAAIIYEVQRSARSEARKEEVRNQEMEAIKKREEQLAIEVQLMKQKISEMERKYSKWTLQGFRGFGAAQAAAQPAGTQQPTAA
- the LOC120708066 gene encoding reticulon-4-interacting protein 1, mitochondrial-like, whose translation is MWWRAVRARRRIAGARPASTASSPAAEKSCRAVLVPRYGGPEVLEVRQGVPVPDLKPRELLVRTRAVSINPLDLRMRSGYGRSIFEPLLPLIIGRDISGEVAATGTSASSFSIGQEVFGALHPTALRGTYADYAILSLDELTPKPSTLSHAEASAIPFAALTAWRALHGTARISEGQRVLVIGGGGAVGLAAVQLAVAAGCGVSATCGAQSVERVMGAGAEQAIDYTAEDTEATVKGKFDAVLDTIGVPETERIGINVLRRGGHYMTLQGEAAALADRYGLAVGLPAATAALLKKQMQYRYSHGIEYWWTYMRADAEGLHEIQRLSGAGKLQIPVEKTFSINQVREAHMAKEKKLVPGKVVLEFD